The genomic interval GAGTCACCCTGGTCTGATTGGTCCCGCCCCTTTAAACCATCAACCAACCCAAACAACTTGACTGCTATTACTGTACATTAAATTGATAACTTTGATGTTAGAAGCATTAAGTCGTGCTCAGGAGGGTGCAACATACTGAACATTGCAGATAGAAGTGTACTTGATAGAGCTAATGTTGTGCCCTACTGAACCGCCCCTGTATGATGCTTTTGGGGCCTTTCTGTCCCACCTAGAGAAAGATTGTAGGAGAAACACTGCGTTGTTCAAATGCTGGAGGACAATAAACTATTCTATTCCACCCGTGaataaccctctcctctcccccagtccGCAGGCCGGAAGTTCCAAGCGTAAAGGCTCCACAGACCCCAGCCTCCCGGGCAGGAAGAAGCCCAGAAAGAAGCCCCGTGGCCTGGACGAAGACACCATGGTGGCCATGGCCCTGTCCCACTCCCTCctggagcaggagaaagagatggagcgGGACAtgcagagagagttacagagggagatggagagagaaggtggTCAGCAGctcccagcccccctccctcacaTTTCTCTGTCACCATTGAAGTGGAGAGCTGAACCAAGTAAGACGAGTAAGTCACTATCTTGACTGAACCTACATATTGTTTAGGCAATGCATTATTCTAGGATTATAAGGATGTATTTGCTGTGACGAAAAACAATTTCCCTTTGTTATGTAAAACGGGAGCAAACTATACTAAATGCATTGATATGAAACTATACATGTATAAACATTTTGATGATGTTTATATTATATGATTAATATCATAGCCGAGTCCTTTTCTCTTGACTCCTCCCCCAGGTAAGGGGCGTGGCAAGAGGAAAAAGGGTGCACCACCtcgcccccctcccctcctcctggtCCAGGACTCGGAGACAGCCCTGAGGCGACTACAGGAGCGCGTGGCTGGCCTCCTCCTCCGTACCCGCGCCCCCTCGCCGCCCACCCCCACACGCTGCCCCAGCTCCCTGCCCTCCTGCAGCACTGGTGCTGGCCCCCTCTGGCAGAAGAGTGCGTTGCGGGATGGAGGGCCGAAGGTCATCTCTGAGTTCTACACCCCAGAGCTCAGAGAGTTTATACAGCCTTGGGTGTCTCTAAAGGTGAgagcctgtgtgcgtgtgttactCATACATGCACAGCTTTGCTTCTAATACTCTGCTTTGCGTTAAAAGTATGCGTGTATCTTGATTCATAGTCTTTTCATTCACACTTTAATTTATTTCACTCAATTTGTCTTCTAGACGGATATGGTCTGTCCTACCAAGGCCATGCCTGTATCCTCCACCAACCTTTCCATAACAGAAGGCATCTCTATGACCAAGCAACCTATCCCCTCCTCCCAACAACCAGTCTCCTCCACCCAGGCAGCCCCCTCTTCGCTCCCTTCCACCCCAGGGACAGGGCACCTTCCAGTGGGCAGCCAGACTCTGTGTGACCTGATGGAGCTGGCTGATGAGGGAATGACCCTCACACAGTGGGGCTATTCTACCCCAGGACCTGCCAGAGGTGAGAGCTACTCCTGGGAGAACTGCTATATACAGGAAACAAACAGGGGGAAGAATGTGCACAAAACACAAAGACATATAAAAGAGTGGAAATCCAACCTACTGAGGAGGACTGGAGTAATACAACCATATCATAGTCTTCAATCTGACTCCATTACCATGTGAATGCTATAGGTCGAAAAGCGTATCCCATGGATCTAGTCAAGGTAGCGAGCCTTGCACCACTCACAATACTATAAGTTACATGAGTCCAAGATAACCTGGAGGTATTCAGAGGCTGAGAGACAGAGCTAATATCTTGCGATCAATGTCCTAGCATTAAATGATTGATTTAACCTTAGCTCAGAGCTGCACAGTTAGAAGCCAAGCATATCTGCTGTGTGTAGTATGAATGACATTTACCATTAGACCATACATCTAATAATAATTCAAGGAATATTACTCAGAAATATGACAACTGCCGTTCTTATCTATCTAAAAGTAATCCAATTTATTACACTTGTGCAATTAGAATACAGTTATGAAGTGGTACATACCAGAAGTCTTCAATGTCAAAAGATACAAAATATGTAAAAGTCTAAATGTATAAAAGACCCACTATGGTGTAACGGAACGCTACACCAGGAGATTGGTTACCAATGACTCCATGAACAAAGTTTCCACCCATCTTTTATTCTCCCCTGAGCTCCAGATCTCAGTATCTCCCCTCGTCTAATTAACGTCACTTTGTTCGGCCAAAACAAAATTCATTAAAATAACTCACGAACCAGAACCTCCCTTATCTGAATGATAAGAGCTCACATCTGGTCGCTCCCTCTTTGAACTGACCGCCGTCCAACAGACAGAATAACACAGTAACTCTGTAACAATGAATCCATAGCACTTACAGAACAATGAAACATATCAACATTCACAGCTCTTTATGAACTCTTGAATCAATCCAAACACGACAATGGAATTCACACAGTAACATTCATTTAGTCGATTCAAGTTATGTCTTCACACCCCCCGACGGTGTCTGTGCTCCCAGGGTTCTATGGGAACGTTCCGCCACGGATAAGGTGTGTTTGACTTTTGTGATAGCCGTCATGTGGTCAGCCATCCAGACAATGCCATAAATCGTGATGGAGTCCTCACTCTGGGCCTCGGTGCCTGCGAGTCGCTAGACCCATCTTCATCGCTGTTCACGTGTTCACTCCCTATTTTTCCACGACAGACACAGGATGTATACACACGCTCACAGACAtggagataaacacacacacacgcagcatcCGTAACTAACATCCCTGAAAGTCAAACCTACTGTACCTCTAACGTTATTTATCTTCCCTCGGTCCCTCAGACAAAGAGAACACTGCTGCAGACTTCCACCTAAGTGGCTTTGTTCCTGAGAGCACAGACGAACCCCCTGACCTGTGTCTCAGTGGCTTCATCCCAGAGAGCATTAGAAACACTGAAAGCCATCAAATGAGATGTGTTCCTCAAAGCAGAGATACCAACAGGAGCAACCAGAAATCAGTAAGGGACCTTTTTTAGAAGTCTTCCACTCTATTGTATATGTTTTCACAACTAGACCTTGATTAGCTGAGTGCAGTGTGTTAGAGCAGGGTTGGAGCAAAACCCTAcacacacccagtagctctccagaaaGAGGCTTGGCCACACCTGGGCTAATATAATCACCATCACATCATAACTGTGTTGGACACTTGTTGCCTGATCATTGCTCTGTGCTGGTAACCATTGTCTGTCTCTGACCCATAGGTGGCGCTGTCCAGGCTGGCCTCAGACCTGACCAGTATGGTGAACAACCCCCAGTTCAGTGATGTCCAGCTACAGGTGGACAGTGGGGAGGTGTACTTCACCCATTCATTCATGCTGTATGCTCGATGCCCCCTGCTGGCGCAGATGGTAAGTGCACGTGTGGATTTTGCCTCGTTATATTTGCTTGTATGGTTCTCATTTGAAACCATTAATATTTACAGttgaatttgatttgttttctatCTCtcattccatccctctctctctcctaggtcCATGACAGTGGATTCGGGGTGCAGGAGGACTGCATGCCCTCAGCCCAGAGGGTGTTGTTGGGTGAGGTACCAGGCCAGGCAGTGTATACCCTGCTCCAGTACCTCTACACAGCCCACTGCCCTCTCACACGCACCCTGCTGCCACACGTTCAGGAGCTAGCAGCCAGGTAAAGTCTGACTCAACACCTCTGCCTGGATGGCTAGACTGGTGTTTAAGTGATATGACTTAATCTTAGTAACAGAAAGTATTACAAAATTCTCAGGTAAAGGTAAACATATGGTTCTTTATCCCCTCttgctttctgtctctctttctataaaactccttctttctctctgttttctcctcATCAGGTTCAACCTGGAGGAGCTGCAGCAGCTGTGTCAGCTCTACCCAGCTCAGACAGACATCCACAGAGGTGTAGAGGGACAGGGGGATCAGTGGGGAGACTACCCAGCCCAGGAGCACCAatctgggggagaggaggagcacCAAGACCAGGTCTTCATGGAGCTCCTCCGCTCCATGTGGAATGAAGAAGAGGTTGAGGAagatgaggacagaggagaggaaggagggattgCGATGGAGGAGGAGCGAGGGGATGGCATGATGATAGAAGACGGAGAGACAAAAGAAGAAAGGGTGAAcgaagaagagatggaggagatatATGAGTTTGCTGCCACtcagagaaagagggatgaaggGAAAGAGAGCGAAAAGGAAGAatcagaagaagaggaggagggaggagtgacaTTTTTCACAGAGACAGAAGAAGAGCAGGAGGCTCCAATCCAAGCTCACTCAATGGCTGAACACTCAGATAAGGGTGAATTAACATGCATGACATCCCCTCAAACAAAACCTCCCAGTTTAGAGGCAGACATAGCTATTGGTGACATTGACACAGACCGGGGGAATCCAAATAGGATAAAAACTGATCTCAACAAATCAGAAGGTAGAGATCCAGAATGTTCTAGAACAGCCACCATGGAGTCAGACAGAACTAAACAATTTGAATCAAACGTCACAAGCTCAAGAAGTGTTGGAGAGGTATCAACGACAAAAAGCCTCCATGACGATCAAGAACTAAATGCTAGTCTGGAGCGTAGCTACAGCCGTCTCTTCTCTGACTCTTGGGGGGTCTATGAGACGCAGGAGGAGCCCCACACCTCCCCACCAACACAACCATCCTGCCACTCCCAACCCCCCAGGGCTATCCAGAAACCCTTCTGCTCCCAGCCCCCCAGGACCATGGTAGTGGGACAGCCAGAACTCACCTCCCCACCATCCTCCCGCTCCCAGCCCACAAGGCTGAGGGTCGATGGGGGTACGAGACAGACAGCGATCCCTACCCTCCAGTACTCAGCCATTGAAATCATTGACCTCTCCATCAGTCCTCCTCTGGTCCCTGGTGTAGCCGCACTACCTGTTCCTGGTTTGTCCCCAGGGGAAGTGACTGACACCGGGGCACGAGTTAGGACGGAGGGAGTGGTGGGAGGAGGGAAAGTTCCTGTGTGTAAGGAGTTACTCCAAGAGAAGGTACCGTCTAGTCCAGATGACTTaaagagagagagtcatggtCCGTATAGTATTTCTCTACCCGTCTCTCCTCCTCACAGTACCAAAGAAGAACCTGAGCTTATAGTTCTGTCTGACTCTAGTgaagagatggaggtaggggaTCTAGCACCTACCAGCCCCTCTCCACCGCCCCCTCGTCTCTCCCAGAACCACCAAGGCTACACCCCAATCACAACTCAATCCAACACAGAATCCAAGAAATCCAGCTCGAAGGAGACTATTGGTGGTTCTGTGAGGGTTCCTTCTGTCTCACCTTCAGATCAAGGCCTAGATCCAGATCCTCCTAGTTATAAACCAGGTTCTAATCCTGGTTCTGCTGGTTCTACTAGTCTCGTGGACTGTTCTGCAGAGATGTCTTGGTTCATCCCGGCCACTCCGCCCCTGCCTTCCAGGAGGACCAGCTCTAGCTCTACCCAGACCTTTAGTAGCATGCATCGCACTCAGCTTTTTCCTAAGGCcaactcttcttcctcctcttctgcagCGTCAGTTttctcctctcccaccctccctttcAGGCCTAGCCGCCAGACCTCCAACCCACCCAGGGTTTCTACACATTCTGCCCAGACAGAGTCCTCTATTTCTAGGCAGAAATCAGACAGCAGAGGGCTTCGTGACGACCGCTCTTACCAGAAATACAACAGTGGTTCAGTCGGATCTGACCGTGCTGCCCGCTCCCCAGTCCCCTCCAAATCCCAACCAAAACGCTCCTGCTTTCCCCGcctgaccccctctctctccgtcatCCCCCCACCAGACCCCTCCACCAAGGGTACCCCTCACCACAACATCCCCCAGCCATACAGCTCCACTCCCCTTTATTCAGATCTACCCAAGCCCTCTGCTCCATCTCTGGCCTCCCCTCTTctgagagacggggagggggacAACGGAaccaggcagagagggagggggctggGGATCTCTGGGAGCCCATGGAAGAGAGGGGGACTGGGTTCTCTGGGCCTGGGAGAGGAATCGGATGAGATGATGAAAATGGAGGAACTGGAAAGGAGtgtagtgaaagaagaagagCAGGAGGAAGAGATGGGAGAAGACATGGAGAGGTCCAGTAACAGCTTTCAACGGAGCTTCCTCGGGATGGACGAGCCGCCCATGGCCTTCGATGACTCCTGGGGCCTAAACGCAGGAGGAGGGGACACGGACGGAGAACGATCCCAGGCAGTGTGCTTCAGTCTGAGGCTAGAGAGCAGCGGCGGTGGGGCTAGTCCTCCAAGACAGGgccggagagatggagagattgcAGGACCATCCTCTACTtttaccccctctcctcctcttcctaaaGCCTACACCACCCAGTCTTgctccaccccctctccacctccacccaaCACCACTACACCCCAGGCCAACCCAGAGATCAGCGCTAACGTCCTGGACGCTGAGATCTGGGACGACtggggggaggaagaggatgaggctcttcctctctctcagaggGTGAATCCTGTGGCTCTGGCTCAGAGAGTGGCCCAGCTCAAGACTCCAGGTAATACACTTTCAGCAGTTATACCCCCTTGTATAGAGGTTTTAATGTTTAATCTAGCTAGTTCGGGTTCAAAACCAGCTTCATTGCTTCGTACTGTTGAAATATTGAACAGTCTTCCATTCGTGTTATTCTGATCCATAAATGCAATAAACACATTCACTGTTTTGTCACATCTTTTCTTATTTCTCTACCCTTTGACCCCTCTCTCCACAGTGGCCCCCCGTAGGAAAGGCCAGCAGGGCCCCCTGGTCCCCATCACCCCCATGCCCATCTACTCTGACATGGACACACCTGACCTCAAGAACAAGCTCAACCGGTCTGACTCCCCcaacacatcacctcagaacTGTCTCTGATATCTCTGCCCTTTTATATTAGTTTGTCTATCAGTTATTTAATTCATGTGGTCATTTCACTCCCACCATCTTAAGAGACCTAGCCTGGTCTAGTTCCCAGTCCTTCTTCCTCCATTGATAGTTCTTTGATGAAATGTGAGATTACAGGAGCACAATGTATGGCAGTTGTCAGTGTAGTCGgtctataccccccccccccgccccccatcTCTTTTCTCTACATCCATCTCTTTTTCTGTTACCCTCTCCCTCTAGTAAAAGTCTGTTGCCATCCTGCTCTGTGTCCTCCCTCTAGATTCGGTGTGCGTCCCTTACCCAAGCGCCAGATGATCCTGAAGCTCAAGGAGATCCACCAGTACACCCACCAGGTCGTCAGCTCAGAGTCCGAGGACGAGGCACCTTCCCTGGGTCGCCCCAGAGCTGTCGGGCCCccaccctccacctcctccatggAGCCCACCAGAAAGCCAGTGTCCTGTGCCCAGACTGGGGGGTTTAAAGAGCCTAGTGGAAGAGCAGCACCTACCGTCTCCCTGGTGAAACTGCCTGGTGGGGAGGACATggagcctctctctgcctctcaggGATCCAATACGTCCTCCACAGCACCCAGTGAAGACTCTGAGAGGTTAGCACTGGGAGTGTGTGTTTAACAGGTGTTGTTCATGTATGTATTTGTCTAGAATACTTTTGACTGCTAAATGTACTAACATTGACACTCCTCCATtcatccctcatctctccccccaATCTATTCTCCAGGTCTAATCCAGAGCAGTGCCTATCTCACGACTCGGATAACGAAGACATTACTGCCTCGCAGTCTGCCTCCAAGCTCCAGGACAACCTCGTCGCTGTCCGTCGTTTCATCCAGTCAGACCCTGACCTCTACGGGCAGATCCTCCTCTACCAGCCCCTGGTCCTGTCAGACTTTCAGGACAGACTCAAGGCCGCAGGTATCCGGCTGGGGGGCGCCAAGCTACTAGACTACCTGGATTCCCAGTGCATTACGTTTACCACAGCCAAGCCTGGACTGaggggaggaagaaagagaaaagTGAAGGGGGCGACCAGGgctggagggaggggaaggagagggagaggggcagcTAAAACAGCAGATTGAAGTTACCTTTGAGGGGATGCAGTGGAGGCAAAGGTGGATTTTGAAAAGATTTGCGGGAAATAATTGAGTCTAAACTAAATCAGTGgcaattaaggctgtaacgtgttACTACCATTCTGAGTTCTAGTTGGATGTTGAACTGTTTCCCGTTTATATCGGTTGGACTTCTATAATTAAGTAATGTTTATGTTCTCTTCCTAGTGTCAAGTCCTATTTTTACAGCATGCTATACTAGTCTGGGTTATTGAACTATGCTGTCCACAGCCAAAATAGTTAACATTCAAAACCCCTGGATTACCCGGGAATAACTCCAGCACAAAgcaaaattatgaaaaatattttaCTGTTTTTGTTTTTCTCCAAAGACCAGCCAAGAAATAGACTTCATTCAATCTGAGCACAACTCATGTTGGGGCAGGGAGGTACTTGTTAAAAAGAAAACACAAGCAGAAGAAAAATCACAGATACTCTTCATTAATTAGTTCTTCTGGTTGATTAGCCAATCAGGAACAGGCATTTTCCTTGGAGGTGGAGCGTTCAGTCTAAAAGGTCAAAGTTCGTAGCTTCAGGACCATTCAGGGGTACAGCAATGTGTGCGTGTCACACACTCCTAGCACGGTGCAGATATCAGTATTCCTTTGAACCCAAAATACTGGGTACAAAATACAGGAAGCCCACTAAACTGTAGCTTCAGAACCAGAatgtcctctctccacccctcctgcaCCTCTTCTTCTGATCACAGCTTGGCCCATGTGGCTTCCACGCCAGTTAGCACCTCCtgtcccttctccttctcttcctgtCACGACAGGTTAGCGATGTTGGCCAGGAAGCGCTGGGCCCACCACTCCTCCAGGTCTATAGGCACAAAGTCTGTAAGGAGACAGGGAATAGGTGCTAATGAGAAAACATTACTATTATGGTACCTCTGTCTGAATCTCACAAGTCTACACATCCTGAGCACAAGTCTgcatggagagaaggagaggcaaTAGTGTATGAAAAGGAAGGAAACGGTATTGGTGAGATTTTTGCTTATTGAGATATTACATTTGTGCTTCAAACgcttcactctttctctctgtaaccTCAAACACTACAGTACTGTCCAATGACTTAGAGTGAACAGGACTGGACAGGTTGTGTGAAATCAGCAACCAGGAGGAGTGCCAGTTTATCCAAGGTGAGAGACTGATAGTTGTTCAGAGACCAGGGAGTTAAACATTAAAACAAAAGCTTGCCTTATGACCTCTCTATCTAGCTGCAGATAAGATGGAGCCAAGAATTGCTTAGCCTGCTGTGTTTGTTTAGACAGTACTGAGACAGACGTTTATAGGGCTAGACAGAAATACACCAAAATAGAGGGTTAAGACCATGAGTAggcgtgctgatctaggatcagtttgtcTTTCAGATCATAATAAGATTGTATGGACaaaggacctgatcctagatcagcactctgaggTTTTATGAATACAGGTCCTGGGCATCACATAATTGGATGTAATGAGATAGGAAGTGGAGGTAGACTTTAGTGTACTCCCATATATCCCACTGTTGCACATCTTCAGTAGAGCAAGATGGAGGCCGATTAAACAACAATGGCGGCGAGTGAATAAGGCCTATAGATACTCACTCTTCGTTGTGGTACTGGGGGTCTTCTCTGCGTACTGCACGGGCCCCTGGCCACATACAGCAGCAGGCTCCACACTGCCTTCTCCATCTCCTGCCAGCTGCTGCTCTATTTCCTGCCATGCTGCAGAGCGGAGAGAATATACAGAGGCATTAATACACACACTAACTGAAGATACGCGTTACAGCAAATAACTTTTCCCATGTGTGTTATGCTGCAGTTCCTAGGTAGTTGTATAATACACGCAGCCAACTGGGCATGAAAAAAATCCATCCATTGCAATATTATAGTATcatggggtgctgcagcacccgtCACACCACAACTTCCCGCGGCTCTGAAGCTGGTGGTTCGTTGTTTTCCTCTTATATAAATGCCCAATGgaagtgtttttattttaaataaactaTCCCTCTAGAGGTATAACCTTGCTTGTGCTCCAAATTCAAATGAAACAGCCAACCATGTGTCCTCGAGTGGACCAGGACAGAACTACAGTACATTGCATCAGCCACACTACTAGGAGGTGAGATAAGACTGGAGGTTGTGTGTTTCACTATGAGTTATAACACACCCCTCATGAGTTATAACACACCCCTTACACTTTCAAATACACTGTGTTGCCTGTGTACATTTCTGTGAAAAGCATTTGAATGTAAATGTACAAAAATAAACAAAGCTCACTGTTTTATAGGAAGTGCAAAGTGTAAAGGAGCTTTCACCTTACATTACTTGGTAGTGTCTTCATAGTTTAATTGACAACCGATATCACTTTATAAACACAGTGACTGGACTTGACTATTTCATGCACTACAATATAGTGGTTTGCATTGGCAACGGTGTCAAAGGCTTTCTGTAAATGAGTAGAGCTGTGCTCTGTGAGATATTTTATAAAAACAAACGGGATATGCCCAGAATTTCCTTCTGACCATTATAATTGAGCAGTGATCCAAGAACAACAGAACAGGTCATGCTGAGACCATGCCATTCTGCTGCAAGTCACCCGTCTTCATCAGAGCAGGCTGAAAGAACAAACTAGCCCAAACTGTCTCCACTTTCGTACATGACTGCTTCGATAAAGCTCTCAAGTATTTCTATCAACCATTTACCTTCTTTATGGTTTGAGGCTCTTAAACTATACCCAAACTGTGTCAGAGAGAATGCTTCCACTTTTGCACTTGATTACATCATTTAAACTCGGTGGATTTATCCTCCCCGTTTGCTTTCGAGTGTAGGCTTAAACTCCacgtagttctctctctctttatatattCACACCCCGTTTGCTTTGGTGTCTATTCTCCTCTTGCATTGGGTGGTCTAGTCCTTGAATGCAGTGATTCTCTCCCAGATAAACATTACTGGTGTTGTGGATAGAGTGGCAGTGTCAGATGTAACCTTGAGTTAAGACTGCTGCTGGTCAACATGTTCGTCAGCTATAATGGCCTTCCATTCATCTGATGTAAACTGGAATGTGTATGCATAAAAGGACTTACTATAGGCTCAATAATAACCTTCAAATGGCATATTTGAGAGTCTACAATACTCCTTATACCGTCAGGATGAGAGCCTTATGCTGTGTCAGTGAGTGTCCATGGCTCTATGCATGAGAAAAATGGGTAGTGTCTCATCTGTCTAGTAGTCAATGAGTCTCACCTTCGTACACAAATCGGACATTCTCTTCATGGGCCGGGGTGAAGCCTTCAGATGTGGTGTCTTCCTTCTGTGTGGCTGCAGTGTGGTATCTCTTCCCGTTCAGGCGATTAAACACTATCTTTGGAGCTGGAGAGCTAGACAGATAGAAAATGAGGGTAAATAAGCACGTTCTGAATAAGTAAGTGTGTGAAATCGTATTGTGTACGCCTCTGGAAATCTGGTCTTGCTTCAGAAATGTATAAGCTGGGCACTAGATTATACTTTTTGCATAACACCCAAAAGGACTTAATTTTTTTTATAGAATAAAACTATTGTCCATCCAGGATGGACGTTTTTTCTTTGGCATCACCTTCCATTAAATTGATACATACTCACATCATACCTatttaaaccagtcagtccataCTGCATACACTAAAAACAGAGGACATTGATACATTTCCTCAGAACTGACCGCTGTCCCAAATGCACTGGATAGATAAGTACATATAGTCATGCAAAGTAAATTGTATATCTAGCCTAGAGGTTCAGTGGCTGTCTAGAAcagagctctccaaccctgttcctggagagctactgtcctttaggtttttgctccaaccctaatatagcacacctgattctaataattagctggttgataaactgaatcaggttagttacaactggggttggagtgaaaacctacaggagggtttctctccaggaacagggttgaagtGCCCTGGTCTAGAATATTAAGGAATTCTATTTTCCCACATCGCATGTCATGCCCACTCGGCTACCATAGAAATGTAAGGATTGGTGGGATTCCTCTGAACCTACTTCCTTACACAATGATGTTGCTACGGAG from Salvelinus alpinus chromosome 2, SLU_Salpinus.1, whole genome shotgun sequence carries:
- the LOC139567774 gene encoding structure-specific endonuclease subunit SLX4-like isoform X2; the protein is MDDSDQDFVDLCSKLLKRVRRKAGVTEKRSVAEPSSQDTAKDIPTKRVTTRRKKKDVGPSSKGALGNKSEHVSSISTTCDEPNRLSSNTDKSKQAVVNGGIELGVGENGSLVAVDVAGSQPEDRGMGVKEKVLHRMQQFKRVNPQKLVHGERNPPAATGSESDSAAPHPLPDNEVPSTSASTPLPLDPQVDDSDEALALRLQEELDREAQGSAVDLEQGGLFFCQLCQKDLSAMSPTGRTQHINRCLDESEDSAAPAPPPAPSVPECPICGKRFKSQKSRAAHLKRCSSTMGVAPAVLLQAVQRQVAEDLTDSTANQPPQAGSSKRKGSTDPSLPGRKKPRKKPRGLDEDTMVAMALSHSLLEQEKEMERDMQRELQREMEREGGQQLPAPLPHISLSPLKWRAEPSKGRGKRKKGAPPRPPPLLLVQDSETALRRLQERVAGLLLRTRAPSPPTPTRCPSSLPSCSTGAGPLWQKSALRDGGPKVISEFYTPELREFIQPWVSLKTDMVCPTKAMPVSSTNLSITEGISMTKQPIPSSQQPVSSTQAAPSSLPSTPGTGHLPVGSQTLCDLMELADEGMTLTQWGYSTPGPARDKENTAADFHLSGFVPESTDEPPDLCLSGFIPESIRNTESHQMRCVPQSRDTNRSNQKSVALSRLASDLTSMVNNPQFSDVQLQVDSGEVYFTHSFMLYARCPLLAQMVHDSGFGVQEDCMPSAQRVLLGEVPGQAVYTLLQYLYTAHCPLTRTLLPHVQELAARFNLEELQQLCQLYPAQTDIHRGVEGQGDQWGDYPAQEHQSGGEEEHQDQVFMELLRSMWNEEEVEEDEDRGEEGGIAMEEERGDGMMIEDGETKEERVNEEEMEEIYEFAATQRKRDEGKESEKEESEEEEEGGVTFFTETEEEQEAPIQAHSMAEHSDKGELTCMTSPQTKPPSLEADIAIGDIDTDRGNPNRIKTDLNKSEGRDPECSRTATMESDRTKQFESNVTSSRSVGEVSTTKSLHDDQELNASLERSYSRLFSDSWGVYETQEEPHTSPPTQPSCHSQPPRAIQKPFCSQPPRTMVVGQPELTSPPSSRSQPTRLRVDGGTRQTAIPTLQYSAIEIIDLSISPPLVPGVAALPVPGLSPGEVTDTGARVRTEGVVGGGKVPVCKELLQEKVPSSPDDLKRESHGPYSISLPVSPPHSTKEEPELIVLSDSSEEMEVGDLAPTSPSPPPPRLSQNHQGYTPITTQSNTESKKSSSKETIGGSVRVPSVSPSDQGLDPDPPSYKPGSNPGSAGSTSLVDCSAEMSWFIPATPPLPSRRTSSSSTQTFSSMHRTQLFPKANSSSSSSAASVFSSPTLPFRPSRQTSNPPRVSTHSAQTESSISRQKSDSRGLRDDRSYQKYNSGSVGSDRAARSPVPSKSQPKRSCFPRLTPSLSVIPPPDPSTKGTPHHNIPQPYSSTPLYSDLPKPSAPSLASPLLRDGEGDNGTRQRGRGLGISGSPWKRGGLGSLGLGEESDEMMKMEELERSVVKEEEQEEEMGEDMERSSNSFQRSFLGMDEPPMAFDDSWGLNAGGGDTDGERSQAVCFSLRLESSGGGASPPRQGRRDGEIAGPSSTFTPSPPLPKAYTTQSCSTPSPPPPNTTTPQANPEISANVLDAEIWDDWGEEEDEALPLSQRVNPVALAQRVAQLKTPVAPRRKGQQGPLVPITPMPIYSDMDTPDLKNKLNRFGVRPLPKRQMILKLKEIHQYTHQVVSSESEDEAPSLGRPRAVGPPPSTSSMEPTRKPVSCAQTGGFKEPSGRAAPTVSLVKLPGGEDMEPLSASQGSNTSSTAPSEDSERSNPEQCLSHDSDNEDITASQSASKLQDNLVAVRRFIQSDPDLYGQILLYQPLVLSDFQDRLKAAGIRLGGAKLLDYLDSQCITFTTAKPGLRGGRKRKVKGATRAGGRGRRGRGAAKTAD